GAGTCGGGCGAACATGGCGGTGCGCGAAGATACGATTCCCGTATTTTAGAGCAGCGCGCGCGACCGCCCCGTTCGAACACGCAGGCACAAAACAAAAGCCCGTCGGGCTCTGACCCGCCGGGCTTTGCTTGTCACATTCTGCGGCGCGGCGGCAAGCGCTTCGAACCAGCGCCTGCGCTACGCCGCGATAGCGTTACGCCAGCATCGAACGCAGCATCCACGCGTTCTTTTCGTGCGTCTGCATGCGTTGCGTCAGCAGGTCGGCCGTCGGCTCGTCGTGAGCCGCGTCCGTCACCGGGAAGATCGCGCGCGCGGTGCGCACCACCGATTCCTGGCCTTCCACCAACTGGCGGATCATGTCTTCCGCGGCGGGCACGCCGTCCGCTTCAGCGATCGACGACAGCTTCGCGAACTCCTTGTAGCTGCCCGGCGCCGCGACGCCCAGCGCGCGGATACGCTCGGCGATCAGATCGACAGCCAAGGCCAGTTCCGTGTACTGCGTTTCGAACATCAGATGCAGCGTGTTGAACATCGGACCCGTGACGTTCCAATGGAAGTTGTGCGTCTTCAGATAAAGCGTGTAAGTGTCGGCGAGAAGGCGCGAGAGACCTTCTGCGATTTTCTTGCGATCCTTGTCGCTGATACCAATATTGACGTGCTGTACGGCTTCTTTCTTGGCCATGATGACTCCTTTTAAGAGTGATACGAACCGGTCTGCATGCCCGGAACTGCGCGTGTGCAATCGTTCAACGCTCGAACGCCCGCCAGTTTATCGTAGAACCGACAACCATTCGCGAGACCCAACACCGCGCCGCTCATGCCTTCCAGCCCTCGCACGGCCATGCGCGATTCGTCATCCGTGCACTGCGTGGACCAGACTTGCGACGATCGTCACATAGCCGCTTGCGAGGATCGCGAAACCCACGAGCTTCTGGAACAGCACCGGGCCGTTCACCTGTTGCGCGCCGCTTCGCGTGTCGCTAGCGTTGGCTGGCTGAAAACCGACTGCATTCATCACCATCTGAACCATGATCTTTCTCCCTGTGGACGACAGCCCATTGCCATCGTCCACGACGTGAAGCGTTACTTCGCGTTCGCTTGCGCGAGCGCCTCGATTGCGGCAATCACGCCGTCCGCGTACGCCGGGTCGATCTTGCGGAAGTGCTCGACCTGCCGCGCGACGATATCGGCGGGCACGCCTTCGATGGCCCGCGCGATGTTGCTAAACAGGCGTGCACGCTGCGCGTCGTCGAAAATCCGGAACAGCGCGGCTGGCTGGCTGTAGTAGTCGTCGTCCTCACGATGGTTGTAGTGATCGACATTGCCTGCCGCGAGCGGCGGCTCGATCGCGTTACGGTCCTGCGCGAAGTCGCCGAAACGGTTCGGCTCGTAGTTCACGTTGCCGCCAAGATTGCCGTCCACACGCATGCCGCCGTCGCGATGGAACGAGCGCACGTTCGGCGCACGTGACGCGTTGACGGGAATCAGATGGTGATTCACGCCAAGGCGATAGCGTTGCGTGTCGCCGTACGAGAACAGACGCCCTTGCAACAGACGGTCCGGCGAGAAGCCGATGCCCGGCACCACATTCGCCGGCGTGAACGCCGCCTGCTCGACATCCGAGAAGTAGTTCTGCGCGTTGCGGTTCAGTTCGATCACGCCGACGTCGATCAGCGGGTAATCCTTGTGCGGCCACACCTTCGTAACATCGAACGGGTTGTAGCGGTACTGCGCTGCGTCCGCTTCCGGCATCACCTGGATCTGAAAGCGCCACTTGGGGAAGTTGCCCTCGTCGATCGATCCGACCAGGTCACGCTGCCCGCTTTCACGATCGCGCGCGACCACTTGCGCGGCCTCCTGGTCGGTGTAGTTCTCGACGCCCTGCATCGACTTGAAGTGGAACTTCACCCAGAAGCGCTCGTTGTCCGCGTTGATGAACGAGTACGTGTGCGAGCCGAAGCCGTGCATCTGCCGATAATTCTTCGGAATGCCGCGATCGCTCATGAGGATCGTCACCTGATGCAACGACTCCGGATGATACGAAAAGAAGTCCCACGCGTTCGTCGCGCTGCGCATGTTCGTGTACGGATCGCGCTTTTGCGTGTGGATGAAATCCGGAAACTTCAACGGATCGCGGATGAAGAACACGGGCGTGTTGTTGCCCACCACGTCCCAGTTGCCCTCTTCCGTGTAGAACTTGATCGAGAAGCCGCGCACGTCGCGCTCGGCGTCGGCGGCGCCACGCTCGCCCGCCACCGTCGAAAAGCGCATGAACAGCGGCGTTTCCTTGCCGACTTGTGCGAACACCTTCGCCTTCGTGTAGCGCGAGATGTCGTGTGTCACCTTGAACGTGCCGAACGCACCCGAGCCCTTCGCGTGAACGCGGCGCTCGGGAATAACTTCACGGTCGAAGTGCGCGAGCTTTTCGATCAGCCACACGTCCTGCAGCGCGACGGGGCCGCGCGGGCCAGCCGTCAGCGAGTTCTGGTTATCGGCAACGGGTGCGCCCGAGGCGGTGGTGAGGTTGCGTTCAGACATAGTTATTCTCCGGGTGATCCTTAGGAATGCGGTCCTGCTGATTCGGTTCTGGCGACTTCGAATGGGAAATAAACGTGGGGCGCGCGATCAGGCGGACAGTGCGCGATCGACGAGCAGCGAGAACGCGATGGTCCTGAAGCCCGGCGTGTTGCTGCCGCTCGATGCCGCTTGCTGCGGCGATGGGGAAACAGACTTGAACAGCGATGACGTGGATGGCTGCATGATTTCCTCCGTTTGTAGTGGCAGGTCGCTGCGACCCATGGAGGAGATCTTATTGAAAACTATCGAAAACAGCGATTTGATTAATTTTATATATTCGATAGGTGCCGCCTCATGCAGAAGGCGGCGGGCGACGCAGCGGCAGCATCGGCTGCCCGTGCGTCGCCGCAAAGGCAGTAACTCAGTTGACTGCGGCGGGTAAATCGAGCTTCTTCACGCCCGGCAGATCGCAGGCCGAAATGGCGTCGCAGATCGCGTCGATGGCGGGCATCCGCGTGAAACTCTTGCGCCACGCCAGCACGACGCGGCGGTCCGGCACCGGCTCATCGAACGGCACGTAGCTGAGCAGCCCGGAATCGACACCGCCCGCGTGCGGCTTCACCTCGTGCACCGACATGCGCGGCAGCACGGTAATGCCCACGCCGCTCGCGACCATATGCCGGATCGTTTCCAGCGACGACCCTTCGAAGGTCTTCTGGATGCCGTCCGCGTTCTGCGAGAAGCGCATCAGTTCGGGGCACACGCCGAGCACGTGATCGCGGAAGCAATGCCCGCTGCCGAGCAGCAGCATGGTTTCCTGCTTGAGATCGCTCGGGTCGATCTTGTTGCGCGACTCCCACGCGTGACCCGACGGCAGCGCGACGACGAACGGCTCGTCGTACAGCGGGCGCAGCATCAGGCCCGTTTCGGGAAACGGCAGCGCCATGATCGCGACGTCGATCTCGCCTTGCTTGAGCAGTTCGATCAGCTTGAGCGTGTAGTTTTCCTGCAGCATCAGCGGCATCTGCGGGACGCGCTTGATCATCTGCTTGACCAGCGTGGGCAGCAGGTACGGTCCAATCGTGTAGATGACGCCGAGGCGCAGCGGCCCGACCAGCGGGTCCTTGCCCTGCTTGGCGATTTCCTTGATGGCGAGGGTCTGTTCGAGCACGCGTTGCGCCTGCGTGACGATCTGTTCGCCGATCGGCGTGACGCTGACTTCGCTCGTGCCGCGCTCGAAAATCTGCACGTTCAGCTCGTCTTCGAGCTTCTTGATTGCGACGGATAACGTCGGCTGGCTCACAAAACACGCTTCTGCAGCGCGGCCGAAGTGGCGCTCGCGCGCCACCGCGACGATATATTTCAGTTCGGTGAGGGTCATTGGGGGACCAATCAGGGCGATAGATTCGATAGGTTTCTGTTATACACCTATAGGGCCAATTCGCCAACCTTCTAGCCGGAGTCAGCCGTTGTGCGGCGCGCAAGCGCTTCCGGCCGCACCCTTCATCACGCTTTCAGATACTGTTCGCGCGTGTTCAGCCAGCGCAAAAGATGCTGCGTCACGACGTTCGGATACTGCTGGAGCAAGGTCGCAGCCGCTTCGCGCGCCGGCTCGATCAGCCAGCCGTCGTTTTCCAGATCGGCGAAGCGCAGCATCGCAGCGCCCGACTGCCGCGCGCCGAGAAACTCGCCCGGCCCGCGAATTTCGAGATCGCGTCGGGCGATTTCGAAGCCGTCGGTGGTTTCGCGCATGGTCTGCAGCCGCGCGCGGGCTGTCATCGACAGCGGCCCG
This is a stretch of genomic DNA from Paraburkholderia caribensis. It encodes these proteins:
- a CDS encoding Dps family protein is translated as MAKKEAVQHVNIGISDKDRKKIAEGLSRLLADTYTLYLKTHNFHWNVTGPMFNTLHLMFETQYTELALAVDLIAERIRALGVAAPGSYKEFAKLSSIAEADGVPAAEDMIRQLVEGQESVVRTARAIFPVTDAAHDEPTADLLTQRMQTHEKNAWMLRSMLA
- a CDS encoding catalase, with amino-acid sequence MSERNLTTASGAPVADNQNSLTAGPRGPVALQDVWLIEKLAHFDREVIPERRVHAKGSGAFGTFKVTHDISRYTKAKVFAQVGKETPLFMRFSTVAGERGAADAERDVRGFSIKFYTEEGNWDVVGNNTPVFFIRDPLKFPDFIHTQKRDPYTNMRSATNAWDFFSYHPESLHQVTILMSDRGIPKNYRQMHGFGSHTYSFINADNERFWVKFHFKSMQGVENYTDQEAAQVVARDRESGQRDLVGSIDEGNFPKWRFQIQVMPEADAAQYRYNPFDVTKVWPHKDYPLIDVGVIELNRNAQNYFSDVEQAAFTPANVVPGIGFSPDRLLQGRLFSYGDTQRYRLGVNHHLIPVNASRAPNVRSFHRDGGMRVDGNLGGNVNYEPNRFGDFAQDRNAIEPPLAAGNVDHYNHREDDDYYSQPAALFRIFDDAQRARLFSNIARAIEGVPADIVARQVEHFRKIDPAYADGVIAAIEALAQANAK
- a CDS encoding LysR substrate-binding domain-containing protein; amino-acid sequence: MTLTELKYIVAVARERHFGRAAEACFVSQPTLSVAIKKLEDELNVQIFERGTSEVSVTPIGEQIVTQAQRVLEQTLAIKEIAKQGKDPLVGPLRLGVIYTIGPYLLPTLVKQMIKRVPQMPLMLQENYTLKLIELLKQGEIDVAIMALPFPETGLMLRPLYDEPFVVALPSGHAWESRNKIDPSDLKQETMLLLGSGHCFRDHVLGVCPELMRFSQNADGIQKTFEGSSLETIRHMVASGVGITVLPRMSVHEVKPHAGGVDSGLLSYVPFDEPVPDRRVVLAWRKSFTRMPAIDAICDAISACDLPGVKKLDLPAAVN